The following nucleotide sequence is from Drosophila simulans strain w501 chromosome 3L, Prin_Dsim_3.1, whole genome shotgun sequence.
CTCCAAAGGTGGATAGATTTTTGCCAGCGAGATAATATAAACCCCAACACAGGTATTGTTTAACAACAAATGTTTAAAAAGTTAACAAATTATAGATGAATCTTTTCAAACAGCCTGCATTTGCAATGAGCACTTTGCACCCGTTGACTTTGAACGAAATATGCAGTACGAACTGGGCTTTAGCCGCAAAAATCCAACAAAACTAAAGCCTGGCTCATTTCCGAGTGTGAATGGACCTCAAAAGTTGGCGAAGGAACTGCGAGGAAGTATCAAAAGGGGCTCCAAAAATGTTTCCTTAGCTGGGTCTACGAAAATGCCCAACATAGGCTTTGATCTACTCCAGGAAGGAACGCAATCCTCGGAAGGCCACGAAACCATAGAAATCGAACTCTGTGATTTTAATACAGATTTTGAGGGCTTCGAAGGAACCGAAAATGACGACTGTCTTTCAAGTCCCAGGCTCGTGGAAGTAGAAATATTGGATCCTCTTAATCCGCAGTCAAATGCCAAGGATCATGTAG
It contains:
- the LOC6737698 gene encoding uncharacterized protein LOC6737698 isoform X2 produces the protein MRCAVKNCGNNNRLSNRTKWRYFHFPKEQPNLQRWIDFCQRDNINPNTACICNEHFAPVDFERNMQYELGFSRKNPTKLKPGSFPSVNGPQKLAKELRGSIKRGSKNVSLAGSTKMPNIGFDLLQEGTQSSEGHETIEIELCDFNTDFEGFEGTENDDCLSSPRLVEVEILDPLNPQSNAKDHVEIIDSEGDNYVKHLELEICSLKREVFFLKDEYQKIKAEMRNLKDTIKRSEEQLAEKQLQGIVKSRKVCLRFWFVP
- the LOC6737698 gene encoding uncharacterized protein LOC6737698 isoform X1, which produces MRCAVKNCGNNNRLSNRTKWRYFHFPKEQPNLQRWIDFCQRDNINPNTACICNEHFAPVDFERNMQYELGFSRKNPTKLKPGSFPSVNGPQKLAKELRGSIKRGSKNVSLAGSTKMPNIGFDLLQEGTQSSEGHETIEIELCDFNTDFEGFEGTENDDCLSSPRLVEVEILDPLNPQSNAKDHVEIIDSEGDNYVKHLELEICSLKREVFFLKDEYQKIKAEMRNLKDTIKRSEEQLAEKQLQEETPVLKKTRYQRKHKRLTSY
- the LOC6737698 gene encoding uncharacterized protein LOC6737698 isoform X3; the protein is MRCAVKNCGNNNRLSNRTKWRYFHFPKEQPNLQRWIDFCQRDNINPNTACICNEHFAPVDFERNMQYELGFSRKNPTKLKPGSFPSVNGPQKLAKELRGSIKRGSKNVSLAGSTKMPNIGFDLLQEGTQSSEGHETIEIELCDFNTDFEGFEGTENDDCLSSPRLVEVEILDPLNPQSNAKDHVEIIDSEGDNYVKHLELEICSLKREVFFLKDEYQKIKAEMRNLKDTIKRSEEQLAEKQLQGIVKSRKRKPQF